From Tepidibacillus fermentans, one genomic window encodes:
- a CDS encoding CtsR family transcriptional regulator has translation MRNISDIIEQFIKDLIKTSETGEIEIQRSELAEKFQCVPSQINYVLNTRFSLEKGFVVESKRGGGGYIRIKKINIPTEQTFYEIIMKAIGEEISQSTAYDLISRLLDEELLNQEEFLLFKSILSREVLDLPLPIRDQIRANILKTLIKVIFSR, from the coding sequence ATGAGGAATATTTCAGACATCATCGAACAATTCATAAAAGATCTTATAAAAACAAGTGAAACTGGGGAAATTGAAATCCAAAGAAGTGAACTGGCAGAAAAGTTTCAATGTGTTCCATCGCAAATTAATTATGTCTTAAACACAAGGTTCTCATTAGAAAAAGGATTTGTAGTTGAAAGTAAACGCGGTGGTGGTGGATATATCCGAATAAAAAAAATAAATATTCCAACGGAGCAAACATTCTATGAAATAATCATGAAAGCGATTGGGGAAGAAATTTCTCAATCGACCGCATATGACTTGATCTCTCGTCTATTAGATGAGGAATTATTGAATCAAGAAGAGTTTCTCTTGTTTAAATCGATTTTGTCACGAGAGGTTTTGGATTTGCCATTACCTATTCGTGACCAAATACGTGCCAATATATTAAAAACATTAATCAAAGTAATCTTTTCTAGGTAA